In Piliocolobus tephrosceles isolate RC106 chromosome 5, ASM277652v3, whole genome shotgun sequence, a single genomic region encodes these proteins:
- the BAG6 gene encoding large proline-rich protein BAG6 isoform X2: protein MEPNDSTSSSVEEPDSLEVLVKTLDSQTRTFIVGAQMNVKEFKEHIAASVSIPSEKQRLIYQGRVLQDDKKLQEYNVGGKVIHLVERAPPQTQLPSGASSGTGSASATHGGGPPPGTRGPGASVHDRNANSYVMVGTFNLPSDGSAVDVHINMEQAPIQSEPRVRLVMAQHMIRDIQTLLSRMECRGGPQPQHSQPPPQPPAVTQEPVALSSQTSEPVESEAPPREPMEAEEVEERAPAQNPELTPGPAPAGPTPAPETNAPNHPSPAEYVEVLQELQRLESRLQPFLQRYYEVLGAAATTDYNNNHEGREEDQRLINLVGESLRLLGNTFVALSDLRCNLACAPPRHLHVVRPMSHYTTPMVLQQAAIPIQINVGTTVTMTGNGTRPPPTPNAEAPPPGPGQASSVAPSSTNVESSAEGAPPPGPAPPPATSHPRVIRISHQSVEPVVMMHMNIQDSGTQPGGVPSAPTGPLGPPGHGQTLGSTLIQLPSLPPEFMHAVAHQITHQAMVAAVASAAAGQQVPGFPTAPTRVVIARPTPPQARPSHPGGPPVSGTLGAGLGTNASLAQMVSGLVGQLLMQPVLVAQGTPGMAPPPAPATASASAGTTNTATTAGPAPGGPAQPPPTPQPSTADLQFSQLLGNLLGPAGPGAGGPGVASPTITVAMPGVPAFLQGMTDFLQATQTAPPPPPPPPPPQPAPEQQTMPPASSPSGRAGSPGGLGLESLSPEFFTSVVQGVLSSLLGSLGARAGSSESIAAFIQRLSGSSNIFEPGADGALGFFGALLSLLCQNFSMVDVVMLIHGHFQPLQRLQPQLRSFFHQHYLGGQEPTPSNIRMATHTLITGLEEYVRESFSLVQVQPGVDIIRTNLEFLQEQFNSIAAHVLHCTDSGFGARLLELCNRGLFECLALNLHCLGGQQMELAAVISGRIRRMSRGVSPSLVSWLTTMMGLRLQVILEHMPVGPDAILRYVRRVGDPPQPLPEEPMEVQGAERASPEPQRENASPAPGTTAEEAMSRGPPPAPEGGSRDEQDGASAETEPWAAAVPPEWVPIIQQDIQSQRKVKPQPPLSDAYLSGMPAKRRKTMQGEGPQLLLSEAVSRAAKAAGARPLTSPESLSQDLEAPEVQESYRQQLRSDIQKRLQEDPNYSPQRFPNAHRAFADDP, encoded by the exons ATGGAGCCTAATGATAGTACCAGTTCCTCTGTGGAGGAGCCTGACAGCTTGGAGGTGCTGGTGAAGACGCTGGACTCTCAAACTCGGACCTTTATTGTGGGGGCCCAG ATGAATGTAAAAGAGTTTAAGGAGCACATTGCTGCCTCTGTCAGCATCCCATCTGAAAAACAGCGGCTCATTTACCAGGGACGAGTTCTGCAAGATGATAAGAAGCTCCAGGAATACA ATGTTGGGGGAAAGGTTATCCACCTGGTGGAACGGGCTCCTCCTCAGACTCAGCTCCCTTCTGGGGCATCTTCTGGGACGGGGTCTGCCTCAGCCACTCATGGTGGGGGACCCCCGCCTGGTACTCGGGGGCCTGGGGCCTCTGTTCATGACCGGAATGCCAACAGCTATGTCATGGTTGGAACCTTCAATCTTCCT AGTGACGGCTCTGCTGTGGATGTTCACATCAACATGGAACAGGCCCCGATTCAG AGTGAGCCCCGAGTACGGCTGGTGATGGCTCAACACATGATCAGGGATATACAGACCTTACTATCCCGGATGGAG TGTCGAGGAGGACCCCAACCACAGCACAGTCAGCCACCCCCACAGCCACCAGCTGTGACCCAGGAGCCAGTAGCCTTGAGCTCTCAAACATCAGAACCAGTTGAAAGTGAAGCCCCTCCTCGGGAGCCCATGGAGGCAGAAGAAGTGGAGGAGCGTGCCCCAGCCCAGAACCCGGAGCTCACTCCTGGTCCAGCCCCAGCGGGCCCAACACCTGCCCCGGAAACAAACGCACCCAA CCATCCTTCCCCTGCGGAGTATGTGGAGGTGCTCCAAGAGCTGCAGCGGCTGGAGAGTCGCCTCCAGCCCTTCTTGCAGCGCTACTACGAGGTTCTGGGTGCTGCTGCCACCACGGACTATAATAACAAT CACGAGGGCCGGGAGGAGGATCAGCGGTTGATCAACTTGGTGGGGGAGAGCCTGCGACTGCTGGGCAACACCTTTGTTGCACTATCTGACCTGCGCTGCAATCTGGCCTGTGCGCCCCCACGACACCTGCATGTAGTCCGGCCTATGTCTCACTACACCACCCCCATGGTGCTCCAGCAGGCAGCCATTCCCATACAG ATCAacgtgggaaccactgtgaccATGACAGGAAATGGGACTCGGCCCCCCCCAACTCCCAATGCGGAGGCACCTCCCCCTGGTCCTGGGCAGGCCTCGTCCGTGGCTCCGTCTTCTACTAATGTCGAGTCCTCAGCTGAGGGGGCTCCCCCTCCAGGTCCAGCTCCCCCGCCAGCCACCAGCCACCCGAGGGTCATCCGGATTTCCCACCAGAGCGTGGAACCCGTGGTCATGATGCACATGAACATTCAAG ATTCTGGCACACAGCCTGGTGGTGTTCCGAGTGCTCCCACTGGCCCCCTGGGGCCCCCTGGTCATGGCCAAACCCTGG GCTCCACCCTCATCCAGctgccctccctgccccctgAGTTCATGCACGCCGTCGCCCACCAGATCACTCATCAGGCCATGGTGGCAGCTGTTGCCTCCGCGGCCGCAG GACAGCAGGTGCCAGGCTTCCCAACAGCTCCGACCCGGGTGGTGATTGCCCGGCCCACTCCTCCACAGGCTCGGCCTTCCCATCCTGGAGGGCCCCCAGTCTCTGGGACACTG GGCGCCGGGCTGGGTACCAATGCCTCATTGGCCCAGATGGTGAGCGGCCTTGTGGGGCAACTTCTTATGCAGCCAGTCCTTGTGG CTCAGGGGACTCCAGGAATGGCTCCACCACCAGCCCCTGCCACTGCTTCTGCCAGTGCTGGCACCACCAACACAGCTACCACAGCTGGCCCCGCCCCTGGGGGGCCTGCCCAGCCTCCACCCACCCCTCAACCCTCCACGGCTGATCTTCAGTTCTCTCAGCTTCTGGGGAACCTGCTAGGGCCTGCCGGACCAGGGGCTGGAGGGCCTGGCGTGGCTTCTCCCACCATCACTGTGGCGATGCCTGGTGTCCCTGCCTTTCTCCAGGGCATGACTGACTTCTTGCAG GCAACACAGACAGCCCCtccaccacccccacctcctccaCCCCCACAGCCTGCCCCAGAGCAGCAGACCATGCCCCCAGCAAGCTCCCCTTCTGGTAGGGCAGGGAGTCCTGGAGGCCTGGGTCTTGAGAGCCTATCACCGGAGTTTTTTACCTCAGTGGTGCAGGGTGTGCTGAGCTCCCTGCTGGGCTCCTTGGGGGCTCGGGCTGGCAGCAGTGAAAGTATTGCTGCCTTCATACAACGCCTCAGTGGATCCAGCAACATCTTTGAGCCTGGAGCTGATGGGGCCCTTG GATTCTTTGGGGCCCTGCTCTCTCTTCTGTGCCAGAACTTCTCTATGGTGGACGTAGTGATGCTTATTCATGGGCATTTTCAGCCACTACAACGGCTGCAACCCCAGCTGCGATCCTTCTTCCACCAACACTACCTGGGTGGTCAGGAGCCCACACCTAGTAACATCCGG ATGGCAACCCACACATTGATCACGGGGCTAGAAGAGTATGTGCGGGAGAGTTTT TCCTTGGTGCAGGTTCAGCCAGGTGTGGACATCATCCGGACAAACCTGGAATTTCTCCAAGAGCAGTTTAATAGCATTGCTGCTCATGTGCTGCACTGCACAG ATAGTGGATTTGGGGCCCGGTTGCTGGAGTTGTGTAACCGAGGCCTGTTTGAATGCCTGGCCCTGAACCTGCATTGCTTGGGGGGACAGCAGATGGAGCTTGCTGCTGTTATCAGTGGCCGAATT CGTCGTATGTCTCGTGGGGTGAGTCCCTCCTTGGTGAGCTGGCTGACCACTATGATGGGACTGAGGCTTCAGGTGATACTGGagcacatgcctgtaggcccTGATGCCATTCTCAGATACGTTCGCAGGGTTGGTGATCCCCCCCAG CCACTTCCTGAGGAGCCAATGGAAGTTCAGGGAGCAGAAAGAGCTTCCCCTGAgcctcag CGGGAGAAtgcttccccagcccctggaacAACAGCGGAAGAGGCCATGTCCCGAGGTCCACCTCCTGCTCCTGAGGGGGGCTCCCGGGATGAACAGGATGGAGCTTCAGCTGAGACAGAACCTTGGGCAGCTGCAGTCCCCCCA GAATGGGTGCCTATTATCCAGCAGGACATTCAGAGCCAGCGGAAGGTGAAACCGCAGCCCCCTCTGAGTGATGCCTACCTCAGTGGTATGCCTGCCAAGAGACGCAAG ACGATGCAGGGTGAGGGCCCCCAGCTGCTTCTCTCAGAGGCTGTGAGCCGGGCAGCTAAGGCAGCTGGAGCTCGGCCCCTGACGAGCCCTGAGAGCCTGAGCCAGGACCTGGAGGCACCAGAGGTTCAGGAGAGCTACAGGCAGCAG cTCCGGTCCGATATACAAAAACGACTGCAGGAAGACCCCAACTACAGTCCCCAGCGCTTCCCCAATGCCCACCGGGCCTTTGCTGATGATCCTTAG
- the BAG6 gene encoding large proline-rich protein BAG6 isoform X7, giving the protein MEPNDSTSSSVEEPDSLEVLVKTLDSQTRTFIVGAQMNVKEFKEHIAASVSIPSEKQRLIYQGRVLQDDKKLQEYNVGGKVIHLVERAPPQTQLPSGASSGTGSASATHGGGPPPGTRGPGASVHDRNANSYVMVGTFNLPSDGSAVDVHINMEQAPIQSEPRVRLVMAQHMIRDIQTLLSRMECRGGPQPQHSQPPPQPPAVTQEPVALSSQTSEPVESEAPPREPMEAEEVEERAPAQNPELTPGPAPAGPTPAPETNAPNHPSPAEYVEVLQELQRLESRLQPFLQRYYEVLGAAATTDYNNNHEGREEDQRLINLVGESLRLLGNTFVALSDLRCNLACAPPRHLHVVRPMSHYTTPMVLQQAAIPIQINVGTTVTMTGNGTRPPPTPNAEAPPPGPGQASSVAPSSTNVESSAEGAPPPGPAPPPATSHPRVIRISHQSVEPVVMMHMNIQDSGTQPGGVPSAPTGPLGPPGHGQTLGSTLIQLPSLPPEFMHAVAHQITHQAMVAAVASAAAGQQVPGFPTAPTRVVIARPTPPQARPSHPGGPPVSGTLQGAGLGTNASLAQMVSGLVGQLLMQPVLVAQGTPGMAPPPAPATASASAGTTNTATTAGPAPGGPAQPPPTPQPSTADLQFSQLLGNLLGPAGPGAGGPGVASPTITVAMPGVPAFLQGMTDFLQATQTAPPPPPPPPPPQPAPEQQTMPPASSPSGRAGSPGGLGLESLSPEFFTSVVQGVLSSLLGSLGARAGSSESIAAFIQRLSGSSNIFEPGADGALGFFGALLSLLCQNFSMVDVVMLIHGHFQPLQRLQPQLRSFFHQHYLGGQEPTPSNIRMATHTLITGLEEYVRESFSLVQVQPGVDIIRTNLEFLQEQFNSIAAHVLHCTDSGFGARLLELCNRGLFECLALNLHCLGGQQMELAAVISGRIRRMSRGVSPSLVSWLTTMMGLRLQVILEHMPVGPDAILRYVRRVGDPPQPLPEEPMEVQGAERASPEPQRENASPAPGTTAEEAMSRGPPPAPEGGSRDEQDGASAETEPWAAAVPPEWVPIIQQDIQSQRKVKPQPPLSDAYLSGMPAKRRKLRSDIQKRLQEDPNYSPQRFPNAHRAFADDP; this is encoded by the exons ATGGAGCCTAATGATAGTACCAGTTCCTCTGTGGAGGAGCCTGACAGCTTGGAGGTGCTGGTGAAGACGCTGGACTCTCAAACTCGGACCTTTATTGTGGGGGCCCAG ATGAATGTAAAAGAGTTTAAGGAGCACATTGCTGCCTCTGTCAGCATCCCATCTGAAAAACAGCGGCTCATTTACCAGGGACGAGTTCTGCAAGATGATAAGAAGCTCCAGGAATACA ATGTTGGGGGAAAGGTTATCCACCTGGTGGAACGGGCTCCTCCTCAGACTCAGCTCCCTTCTGGGGCATCTTCTGGGACGGGGTCTGCCTCAGCCACTCATGGTGGGGGACCCCCGCCTGGTACTCGGGGGCCTGGGGCCTCTGTTCATGACCGGAATGCCAACAGCTATGTCATGGTTGGAACCTTCAATCTTCCT AGTGACGGCTCTGCTGTGGATGTTCACATCAACATGGAACAGGCCCCGATTCAG AGTGAGCCCCGAGTACGGCTGGTGATGGCTCAACACATGATCAGGGATATACAGACCTTACTATCCCGGATGGAG TGTCGAGGAGGACCCCAACCACAGCACAGTCAGCCACCCCCACAGCCACCAGCTGTGACCCAGGAGCCAGTAGCCTTGAGCTCTCAAACATCAGAACCAGTTGAAAGTGAAGCCCCTCCTCGGGAGCCCATGGAGGCAGAAGAAGTGGAGGAGCGTGCCCCAGCCCAGAACCCGGAGCTCACTCCTGGTCCAGCCCCAGCGGGCCCAACACCTGCCCCGGAAACAAACGCACCCAA CCATCCTTCCCCTGCGGAGTATGTGGAGGTGCTCCAAGAGCTGCAGCGGCTGGAGAGTCGCCTCCAGCCCTTCTTGCAGCGCTACTACGAGGTTCTGGGTGCTGCTGCCACCACGGACTATAATAACAAT CACGAGGGCCGGGAGGAGGATCAGCGGTTGATCAACTTGGTGGGGGAGAGCCTGCGACTGCTGGGCAACACCTTTGTTGCACTATCTGACCTGCGCTGCAATCTGGCCTGTGCGCCCCCACGACACCTGCATGTAGTCCGGCCTATGTCTCACTACACCACCCCCATGGTGCTCCAGCAGGCAGCCATTCCCATACAG ATCAacgtgggaaccactgtgaccATGACAGGAAATGGGACTCGGCCCCCCCCAACTCCCAATGCGGAGGCACCTCCCCCTGGTCCTGGGCAGGCCTCGTCCGTGGCTCCGTCTTCTACTAATGTCGAGTCCTCAGCTGAGGGGGCTCCCCCTCCAGGTCCAGCTCCCCCGCCAGCCACCAGCCACCCGAGGGTCATCCGGATTTCCCACCAGAGCGTGGAACCCGTGGTCATGATGCACATGAACATTCAAG ATTCTGGCACACAGCCTGGTGGTGTTCCGAGTGCTCCCACTGGCCCCCTGGGGCCCCCTGGTCATGGCCAAACCCTGG GCTCCACCCTCATCCAGctgccctccctgccccctgAGTTCATGCACGCCGTCGCCCACCAGATCACTCATCAGGCCATGGTGGCAGCTGTTGCCTCCGCGGCCGCAG GACAGCAGGTGCCAGGCTTCCCAACAGCTCCGACCCGGGTGGTGATTGCCCGGCCCACTCCTCCACAGGCTCGGCCTTCCCATCCTGGAGGGCCCCCAGTCTCTGGGACACTG CAGGGCGCCGGGCTGGGTACCAATGCCTCATTGGCCCAGATGGTGAGCGGCCTTGTGGGGCAACTTCTTATGCAGCCAGTCCTTGTGG CTCAGGGGACTCCAGGAATGGCTCCACCACCAGCCCCTGCCACTGCTTCTGCCAGTGCTGGCACCACCAACACAGCTACCACAGCTGGCCCCGCCCCTGGGGGGCCTGCCCAGCCTCCACCCACCCCTCAACCCTCCACGGCTGATCTTCAGTTCTCTCAGCTTCTGGGGAACCTGCTAGGGCCTGCCGGACCAGGGGCTGGAGGGCCTGGCGTGGCTTCTCCCACCATCACTGTGGCGATGCCTGGTGTCCCTGCCTTTCTCCAGGGCATGACTGACTTCTTGCAG GCAACACAGACAGCCCCtccaccacccccacctcctccaCCCCCACAGCCTGCCCCAGAGCAGCAGACCATGCCCCCAGCAAGCTCCCCTTCTGGTAGGGCAGGGAGTCCTGGAGGCCTGGGTCTTGAGAGCCTATCACCGGAGTTTTTTACCTCAGTGGTGCAGGGTGTGCTGAGCTCCCTGCTGGGCTCCTTGGGGGCTCGGGCTGGCAGCAGTGAAAGTATTGCTGCCTTCATACAACGCCTCAGTGGATCCAGCAACATCTTTGAGCCTGGAGCTGATGGGGCCCTTG GATTCTTTGGGGCCCTGCTCTCTCTTCTGTGCCAGAACTTCTCTATGGTGGACGTAGTGATGCTTATTCATGGGCATTTTCAGCCACTACAACGGCTGCAACCCCAGCTGCGATCCTTCTTCCACCAACACTACCTGGGTGGTCAGGAGCCCACACCTAGTAACATCCGG ATGGCAACCCACACATTGATCACGGGGCTAGAAGAGTATGTGCGGGAGAGTTTT TCCTTGGTGCAGGTTCAGCCAGGTGTGGACATCATCCGGACAAACCTGGAATTTCTCCAAGAGCAGTTTAATAGCATTGCTGCTCATGTGCTGCACTGCACAG ATAGTGGATTTGGGGCCCGGTTGCTGGAGTTGTGTAACCGAGGCCTGTTTGAATGCCTGGCCCTGAACCTGCATTGCTTGGGGGGACAGCAGATGGAGCTTGCTGCTGTTATCAGTGGCCGAATT CGTCGTATGTCTCGTGGGGTGAGTCCCTCCTTGGTGAGCTGGCTGACCACTATGATGGGACTGAGGCTTCAGGTGATACTGGagcacatgcctgtaggcccTGATGCCATTCTCAGATACGTTCGCAGGGTTGGTGATCCCCCCCAG CCACTTCCTGAGGAGCCAATGGAAGTTCAGGGAGCAGAAAGAGCTTCCCCTGAgcctcag CGGGAGAAtgcttccccagcccctggaacAACAGCGGAAGAGGCCATGTCCCGAGGTCCACCTCCTGCTCCTGAGGGGGGCTCCCGGGATGAACAGGATGGAGCTTCAGCTGAGACAGAACCTTGGGCAGCTGCAGTCCCCCCA GAATGGGTGCCTATTATCCAGCAGGACATTCAGAGCCAGCGGAAGGTGAAACCGCAGCCCCCTCTGAGTGATGCCTACCTCAGTGGTATGCCTGCCAAGAGACGCAAG cTCCGGTCCGATATACAAAAACGACTGCAGGAAGACCCCAACTACAGTCCCCAGCGCTTCCCCAATGCCCACCGGGCCTTTGCTGATGATCCTTAG
- the BAG6 gene encoding large proline-rich protein BAG6 isoform X5: MEPNDSTSSSVEEPDSLEVLVKTLDSQTRTFIVGAQMNVKEFKEHIAASVSIPSEKQRLIYQGRVLQDDKKLQEYNVGGKVIHLVERAPPQTQLPSGASSGTGSASATHGGGPPPGTRGPGASVHDRNANSYVMVGTFNLPSDGSAVDVHINMEQAPIQSEPRVRLVMAQHMIRDIQTLLSRMECRGGPQPQHSQPPPQPPAVTQEPVALSSQTSEPVESEAPPREPMEAEEVEERAPAQNPELTPGPAPAGPTPAPETNAPNHPSPAEYVEVLQELQRLESRLQPFLQRYYEVLGAAATTDYNNNHEGREEDQRLINLVGESLRLLGNTFVALSDLRCNLACAPPRHLHVVRPMSHYTTPMVLQQAAIPIQINVGTTVTMTGNGTRPPPTPNAEAPPPGPGQASSVAPSSTNVESSAEGAPPPGPAPPPATSHPRVIRISHQSVEPVVMMHMNIQDSGTQPGGVPSAPTGPLGPPGHGQTLGQQVPGFPTAPTRVVIARPTPPQARPSHPGGPPVSGTLQGAGLGTNASLAQMVSGLVGQLLMQPVLVAQGTPGMAPPPAPATASASAGTTNTATTAGPAPGGPAQPPPTPQPSTADLQFSQLLGNLLGPAGPGAGGPGVASPTITVAMPGVPAFLQGMTDFLQATQTAPPPPPPPPPPQPAPEQQTMPPASSPSGRAGSPGGLGLESLSPEFFTSVVQGVLSSLLGSLGARAGSSESIAAFIQRLSGSSNIFEPGADGALGFFGALLSLLCQNFSMVDVVMLIHGHFQPLQRLQPQLRSFFHQHYLGGQEPTPSNIRMATHTLITGLEEYVRESFSLVQVQPGVDIIRTNLEFLQEQFNSIAAHVLHCTDSGFGARLLELCNRGLFECLALNLHCLGGQQMELAAVISGRIRRMSRGVSPSLVSWLTTMMGLRLQVILEHMPVGPDAILRYVRRVGDPPQPLPEEPMEVQGAERASPEPQRENASPAPGTTAEEAMSRGPPPAPEGGSRDEQDGASAETEPWAAAVPPEWVPIIQQDIQSQRKVKPQPPLSDAYLSGMPAKRRKTMQGEGPQLLLSEAVSRAAKAAGARPLTSPESLSQDLEAPEVQESYRQQLRSDIQKRLQEDPNYSPQRFPNAHRAFADDP, encoded by the exons ATGGAGCCTAATGATAGTACCAGTTCCTCTGTGGAGGAGCCTGACAGCTTGGAGGTGCTGGTGAAGACGCTGGACTCTCAAACTCGGACCTTTATTGTGGGGGCCCAG ATGAATGTAAAAGAGTTTAAGGAGCACATTGCTGCCTCTGTCAGCATCCCATCTGAAAAACAGCGGCTCATTTACCAGGGACGAGTTCTGCAAGATGATAAGAAGCTCCAGGAATACA ATGTTGGGGGAAAGGTTATCCACCTGGTGGAACGGGCTCCTCCTCAGACTCAGCTCCCTTCTGGGGCATCTTCTGGGACGGGGTCTGCCTCAGCCACTCATGGTGGGGGACCCCCGCCTGGTACTCGGGGGCCTGGGGCCTCTGTTCATGACCGGAATGCCAACAGCTATGTCATGGTTGGAACCTTCAATCTTCCT AGTGACGGCTCTGCTGTGGATGTTCACATCAACATGGAACAGGCCCCGATTCAG AGTGAGCCCCGAGTACGGCTGGTGATGGCTCAACACATGATCAGGGATATACAGACCTTACTATCCCGGATGGAG TGTCGAGGAGGACCCCAACCACAGCACAGTCAGCCACCCCCACAGCCACCAGCTGTGACCCAGGAGCCAGTAGCCTTGAGCTCTCAAACATCAGAACCAGTTGAAAGTGAAGCCCCTCCTCGGGAGCCCATGGAGGCAGAAGAAGTGGAGGAGCGTGCCCCAGCCCAGAACCCGGAGCTCACTCCTGGTCCAGCCCCAGCGGGCCCAACACCTGCCCCGGAAACAAACGCACCCAA CCATCCTTCCCCTGCGGAGTATGTGGAGGTGCTCCAAGAGCTGCAGCGGCTGGAGAGTCGCCTCCAGCCCTTCTTGCAGCGCTACTACGAGGTTCTGGGTGCTGCTGCCACCACGGACTATAATAACAAT CACGAGGGCCGGGAGGAGGATCAGCGGTTGATCAACTTGGTGGGGGAGAGCCTGCGACTGCTGGGCAACACCTTTGTTGCACTATCTGACCTGCGCTGCAATCTGGCCTGTGCGCCCCCACGACACCTGCATGTAGTCCGGCCTATGTCTCACTACACCACCCCCATGGTGCTCCAGCAGGCAGCCATTCCCATACAG ATCAacgtgggaaccactgtgaccATGACAGGAAATGGGACTCGGCCCCCCCCAACTCCCAATGCGGAGGCACCTCCCCCTGGTCCTGGGCAGGCCTCGTCCGTGGCTCCGTCTTCTACTAATGTCGAGTCCTCAGCTGAGGGGGCTCCCCCTCCAGGTCCAGCTCCCCCGCCAGCCACCAGCCACCCGAGGGTCATCCGGATTTCCCACCAGAGCGTGGAACCCGTGGTCATGATGCACATGAACATTCAAG ATTCTGGCACACAGCCTGGTGGTGTTCCGAGTGCTCCCACTGGCCCCCTGGGGCCCCCTGGTCATGGCCAAACCCTGG GACAGCAGGTGCCAGGCTTCCCAACAGCTCCGACCCGGGTGGTGATTGCCCGGCCCACTCCTCCACAGGCTCGGCCTTCCCATCCTGGAGGGCCCCCAGTCTCTGGGACACTG CAGGGCGCCGGGCTGGGTACCAATGCCTCATTGGCCCAGATGGTGAGCGGCCTTGTGGGGCAACTTCTTATGCAGCCAGTCCTTGTGG CTCAGGGGACTCCAGGAATGGCTCCACCACCAGCCCCTGCCACTGCTTCTGCCAGTGCTGGCACCACCAACACAGCTACCACAGCTGGCCCCGCCCCTGGGGGGCCTGCCCAGCCTCCACCCACCCCTCAACCCTCCACGGCTGATCTTCAGTTCTCTCAGCTTCTGGGGAACCTGCTAGGGCCTGCCGGACCAGGGGCTGGAGGGCCTGGCGTGGCTTCTCCCACCATCACTGTGGCGATGCCTGGTGTCCCTGCCTTTCTCCAGGGCATGACTGACTTCTTGCAG GCAACACAGACAGCCCCtccaccacccccacctcctccaCCCCCACAGCCTGCCCCAGAGCAGCAGACCATGCCCCCAGCAAGCTCCCCTTCTGGTAGGGCAGGGAGTCCTGGAGGCCTGGGTCTTGAGAGCCTATCACCGGAGTTTTTTACCTCAGTGGTGCAGGGTGTGCTGAGCTCCCTGCTGGGCTCCTTGGGGGCTCGGGCTGGCAGCAGTGAAAGTATTGCTGCCTTCATACAACGCCTCAGTGGATCCAGCAACATCTTTGAGCCTGGAGCTGATGGGGCCCTTG GATTCTTTGGGGCCCTGCTCTCTCTTCTGTGCCAGAACTTCTCTATGGTGGACGTAGTGATGCTTATTCATGGGCATTTTCAGCCACTACAACGGCTGCAACCCCAGCTGCGATCCTTCTTCCACCAACACTACCTGGGTGGTCAGGAGCCCACACCTAGTAACATCCGG ATGGCAACCCACACATTGATCACGGGGCTAGAAGAGTATGTGCGGGAGAGTTTT TCCTTGGTGCAGGTTCAGCCAGGTGTGGACATCATCCGGACAAACCTGGAATTTCTCCAAGAGCAGTTTAATAGCATTGCTGCTCATGTGCTGCACTGCACAG ATAGTGGATTTGGGGCCCGGTTGCTGGAGTTGTGTAACCGAGGCCTGTTTGAATGCCTGGCCCTGAACCTGCATTGCTTGGGGGGACAGCAGATGGAGCTTGCTGCTGTTATCAGTGGCCGAATT CGTCGTATGTCTCGTGGGGTGAGTCCCTCCTTGGTGAGCTGGCTGACCACTATGATGGGACTGAGGCTTCAGGTGATACTGGagcacatgcctgtaggcccTGATGCCATTCTCAGATACGTTCGCAGGGTTGGTGATCCCCCCCAG CCACTTCCTGAGGAGCCAATGGAAGTTCAGGGAGCAGAAAGAGCTTCCCCTGAgcctcag CGGGAGAAtgcttccccagcccctggaacAACAGCGGAAGAGGCCATGTCCCGAGGTCCACCTCCTGCTCCTGAGGGGGGCTCCCGGGATGAACAGGATGGAGCTTCAGCTGAGACAGAACCTTGGGCAGCTGCAGTCCCCCCA GAATGGGTGCCTATTATCCAGCAGGACATTCAGAGCCAGCGGAAGGTGAAACCGCAGCCCCCTCTGAGTGATGCCTACCTCAGTGGTATGCCTGCCAAGAGACGCAAG ACGATGCAGGGTGAGGGCCCCCAGCTGCTTCTCTCAGAGGCTGTGAGCCGGGCAGCTAAGGCAGCTGGAGCTCGGCCCCTGACGAGCCCTGAGAGCCTGAGCCAGGACCTGGAGGCACCAGAGGTTCAGGAGAGCTACAGGCAGCAG cTCCGGTCCGATATACAAAAACGACTGCAGGAAGACCCCAACTACAGTCCCCAGCGCTTCCCCAATGCCCACCGGGCCTTTGCTGATGATCCTTAG